In Plasmodium gaboni strain SY75 chromosome 7, whole genome shotgun sequence, the following are encoded in one genomic region:
- a CDS encoding hypothetical protein (conserved Plasmodium protein, unknown function): MGRSATQIYKLREENFEGNENTCYNSLKGSSTDNNLLNKKLTPSSSFKFNGKSENIILNDSTTNSDTPNNDIENNNTQNYIKLLQSNINFNKMKTPQQNTIINLNKINQLSDKKQISSNRINNLCNYDEKLCNILDNNEKDKKYFHENNNIITHNYKNNINSTLYKYNNSCIENYECDYINNSSINNKLNTTNKFYNIDQFYLLDKKKKKKSMENLKSYISNYGEPINSSFIIKPFNSYSKSSMKVKNILSNEKTTLCRKNCKNFILNKRINLEHYNSKKGSTNNNDMNECDVVNNYKQNYENNNYNGNNNKYNYYSDNNINDDDGHIKKGKHIYFYNKYIMSDNKPIYNNVNYFNKNERNEISDGTFSYDIFNPNKNNKDKICMQRLYYSNDYLRPVICEYKSFNKKIYNSSICLQTEEKHIPISKEYTNKNGDNNDDDNXXXXXXXXXXXXXXXXXXXXXXXXXXXXXXXXXXXXXXXXXXXXXXXXXXXXXXXXXXXXXXXXXXXXXXXXXXXXXXXXXXXXXXXXXXXXXXXXXXNQMHYIHSNKKKKCNNNYNSKSHRFVKNKKMYSAKCYNENDNTFQNLNSFYSDNNIIIRSNSLSNIINSNNIFCNSDINDIHFECSSILSNQNTLLRNSSEYNREKQNKNNKNNVINHNLNNSIQTNDTTKSNPVYNYHNQNNNSNNSNNNNNILFNTNKSNFKEKSLGNYLTRSKSFCDNFENNSKHNIFNIISDKKKHASHNYHYLSGRTKMKNTQRNIQNDNDKIKLMKKKNTKYHQKEEEEEEQEQQEEQLQEQLLLLQQQQEEQQEEQLLLLQQQQQELQKTTQHISLPNLLSQQNNASSFNDVQKNFSLNSSKLIQKKTSHDLMNLNNIKNNSLHISNDILYEQTETNNNSKRYKPSSNELRSNLCSKENLKSNSTQIQNDKKLNDPMEYYRDYDCAQKIKEDILQNEKFPFIFYDNNLRNLVIYYKDNYTNEIKTKYFSAQRFGHATAKKIALNFLRSLGVNADYLENNNVFSYERDTKSKLFNIGKTKANIKPEDNSDINLIYDKKKRNVIVSWNNQVKGYNFRKFSTQRFGYDVAICLSIDFYKNLGGLKEEEEIRNYINQINNSFKYNRNTSNNNKRGRKRGRRGRKKIIKTKDNQSFSSAYESINSSTNNFYNNNKNYDNKSFFYIENVKENIMKCKLNNISNQYNQINQFKKYFNLFYVNENIIEILENHFKDFNSLDIKINNIYKYDFFLNKTFLYIYMKYVENVHTKLYMEEQQNIEQLFLPLESAYKIEKNISIEKENVKKQCILNCYDNDESICTNNNNNDNNNNNNDYNNDNNNDYNNNNKNYFFKIVDQHFDVKVQNKDFPLKYLCPYFLSKMKYYKEQDIFMKGYYSSDDSNLYDILLINNKYHIKHTACNSKVNIRKRRNAVKYTHKTFKTSTNNEIKPNEKNDIYNYDEKKKRTRKKIKQNEIEKEMERENLYMNFQNNYKNIYDSNNLQDDIYQNNYTYDYNFDYDVDDDYDDEDEDDEYSISDEKYDNQKNYKYKTRKTKIRAPGRGRGRGRGRGRGKGRGRGRGRGRGKGRGKGRISKIHATKKLISKTYSILNRKTNQNIGIDNNIFYTNNQTNYKNDNTYSSFVKSNKFLSKNKNIKNLLAKGKKYIVCYNYLGKIQVKVFPADVYGMTNAQKKTVDFLQQLKKELKTEGKILYSEYDSKVAFDVTNYLMDHITLNCNEQTNYSSVILGNDHSLYPTNDIYNKIDNNIPKTEKKKKRGRKRKEEKNIHDIISKNIETNNIIENDKALIQYPSFTHFIQSDTHISNYANDKNDRHVRDDRNDRDDRNNRDDNNGGDNNNGGDNNNDGDNNNDGDNNNDDNNNNNMVEKKKKKKRDENYIFMFNQKNKLSYKDVDTNINKYIHQHIYNYKKIYFIIDEEFIRTKMRNSFQKYKNKLYKESNLLGEKFLNSTDNFFLKKFFLFTQTDKHNDNYICEERKIQNNENYNNTNFTNVSDFFREQEKNYIQNERITHDIIQPSNKLNNENVIPIQLENTKNHIDDDKYIETSDDKTNNFEYIDNIIKVPNQYVLVKGSLSNNTTKNLDDINTYEKNSTYSNNNDTETNDQKHFLEYMNNLPYLKDHNKCSNNTTENEINQKLINSKDTKTYDNNLITESQVNVEKNNDSLKENILQAENDINNINTLYNTYNKSDNMYRFENNEHVLEQNQQNVIVTRNTYPHLIQNTQKVTKGFLTLRKEKGICLNVKRVYSLYDLYHKLINDCDYSEFLTQNWNTNIWKNKYDQRYDNTITQTSPIRTRNYKKTHGYNNNNIEQNEKYRKLNNQPILNEKNANDQNNKINQIDECNQLDHLNITEQIKTTNYQSILPIKIKKENLREKDHTQNRIYNTKNDWTGLVKYNTSKGIVKIPKMCINKLARKKGYMKMTCFIYRGKGEFVSYFLERGNKNFNFRNQIKNEQNENDHIDAYTSYNDNHNNYNKNKLNNYTCGDIVSKDKSLPDNKKYYLRDKSNIQNNITC; the protein is encoded by the coding sequence AAtgatatagaaaataataacacACAAAATTACATTAAATTACTTCaaagtaatataaattttaataaaatgaaaacaCCCCAACAAAATACAATTATTAATCTCAATAAAATTAATCAATTATCTGATAAGAAACAAATATCTTCTAAtagaataaataatttatgtaattacgatgaaaaattatgtaatatattagataataatgaaaaagataaaaaatatttccatgaaaataataatataattacacataattataaaaataatataaattcaacattatataaatataacaatagttgtatagaaaattatgagtgtgattatataaataattccagcataaataataaattaaatactactaataaattttataatatagatCAATTCTATTTATtggataaaaaaaaaaaaaaaaaatctatGGAAAATCTTAAAAGTTATATATCTAATTATGGTGAGCCGATCAATAGTTCTTTCATAATTAAACCTTTTAATTCTTATAGCAAATCATCAATgaaagtaaaaaatattttaagtAATGAAAAAACAACCCTATGTAGaaaaaattgtaaaaattttattctgaataaaagaataaacTTGGAACATTATAATTCGAAAAAGGGTAGtactaataataatgatatgaATGAATGTGACGTAgttaataattataaacaaaactacgagaataataattataatggtaataataataaatataattattatagtgataataatattaatgatgatgatggccatataaaaaaaggaaaacatatttatttttataataaatatattatgtcTGACAATAAACCTATATACAACAATGtcaattattttaataaaaatgaaaggAATGAAATTTCCGATGGAACCTTTAGTTATGATATCTTTAATccaaataaaaataataaagacAAAATATGTATGCAGAGATTATATTACAGTAATGATTATTTGAGACCAGTTATATGTGAATATAaatcttttaataaaaaaatatataattcaagTATATGTTTACAAACGGAAGAAAAACATATACCCATTTCAAAAGAgtatacaaataaaaatggtgataataatgatgatgataatNNNNNNNNNNNNNNNNNNNNNNNNNNNNNNNNNNNNNNNNNNNNNNNNNNNNNNNNNNNNNNNNNNNNNNNNNNNNNNNNNNNNNNNNNNNNNNNNNNNNNNNNNNNNNNNNNNNNNNNNNNNNNNNNNNNNNNNNNNNNNNNNNNNNNNNNNNNNNNNNNNNNNNNNNNNNNNNNNNNNNNNNNNNNNNNNNNNNNNNNNNNNNNNNNNNNNNNNNNNNNNNNNNNNNNNNNNNNNNNNNNNNNNNNNNNNNNNNNNNNNNNNNNNNNNNNNNNNNNNNNNNNNNNNNNNNNNAATCAAATGCATTATATACActcaaataaaaaaaaaaaatgtaacaataattataattcaAAAAGTCATCGTTTTGtgaaaaacaaaaaaatgtattCAGCCAAATgttataatgaaaatgataacACATTTCAAAATTTGAATTCTTTCTatagtgataataatataattattagaagtaattctttatcaaatataataaatagtaataatattttctgTAACAgtgatataaatgatatacACTTTGAATGTTCTTCTATATTGAGTAATCAAAATACATTATTAAGAAATTCAAGTGAATATAATAgagaaaaacaaaacaaaaataataaaaataatgttatcaatcataatttaaataattctaTACAAACAAATGATACTACTAAAAGTAATCCAGTTTATAATTATCAcaatcaaaataataatagtaataatagtaataataataataatattctttttaacACGAATAAGTCAAATTTTAAGGAAAAATCTCTAGGCAATTATCTTACCAGAAGCAAATCATTTTGTGataattttgaaaataattctaaacataatatattcaatattatctctgataaaaaaaaacacgCATCAcataattatcattatctAAGTGGTAGaacaaaaatgaaaaatacacaaagaaatattcaaaatgataatgacaaaataaaattaatgaaaaaaaaaaatacaaaatatcatcaaaaagaagaagaagaagaagaacAAGAACAACAAGAAGAACAACTACAAGAACAACTACTGCTACTACAACAACAACAAGAAGAACAACAAGAAGAACAACTACTACTACTACAACAGCAACAACAAGAACTACAAAAGACAACACAACATATTTCATTACCaaatttattatcacaACAGAATAACGCCTCCTCATTTAATGACGTACAAAAGAATTTCTCATTAAATTCTAGCAAATTAATTCAGAAAAAAACAAGCCATGATTTAATGAAtcttaataatatcaaaaataattctttacatatatcaaacgatatattatatgaacaaactgaaacaaataataacTCAAAACGTTATAAACCATCATCAAATGAATTAAGAAGTAACTTGTGTTCTAAAGAGAATTTGAAAAGTAATTCAACTCAAATTCAAAATGATAAGAAATTAAATGATCCTATGGAATATTATAGAGATTATGATTGTGCtcaaaaaattaaagaagatattctacaaaatgaaaaatttcctttcatattttatgatAACAACCTTCGTAATTtagttatatattataaagataattataccaatgaaataaaaactAAATATTTTTCAGCTCAAAGATTTGGTCATGCCACAGCAAAAAAAATTGCacttaattttttaagatCCTTAGGTGTTAATGCAGATTATTTAGAAAACAATAATGTTTTTTCATATGAGAGAGATACTAAAAGTAAATTGTTTAATATTGGAAAAACAAAAGCAAATATAAAACCTGAAGATAATTCAGATATcaatttaatatatgataagaaaaaaagaaatgtCATTGTTTCATGGAATAATCAAGTTAAAGGTTATAACTTTAGAAAATTCTCAACACAAAGATTTGGTTATGATGTCGCTATTTGTCTTTCCATTGACTTTTATAAAAACTTAGGAGGattaaaagaagaagaggagataagaaattatattaatcAAATTAATAATTCCTTTAAATATAATCGAAATAcatcaaataataataaaagagGTAGAAAAAGAGGAAGAAGAGGTcgaaaaaaaattatcaaaaCAAAAGATAATCAATCATTTTCTTCTGCATATGAATCCATAAATTCATCTACCaacaatttttataataataacaaaaattatGACAATAAAtctttcttttatatagaaaatgtaaaagaaaatattatgaaatgtaaactaaataatatatctaatcaatataatcaaataaaccaatttaaaaaatattttaacttattttatgttaatgaaaatattattgaaATTTTAGAAAATCACTTCAAAGATTTTAATAGTCTtgatattaaaataaacaatatatacaaatatgatttttttttaaataaaacatttctttatatatatatgaaatatgTAGAAAATGTGCATACCAAGTTATATATGGAAGAACAACAAAATATAGAACAGCTTTTTTTACCTTTAGAATCAGcatataaaatagaaaaaaatatatctatagaaaaagaaaatgtaaaaaaacAATGTATACTAAATTGTTATGACAACGACGAAAGTATATgtacaaataataataataatgataataataataataataatgattataataatgataataataatgattataataataataataaaaattatttcttcAAAATTGTAGATCAACATTTTGATGTTAAGGTTCAAAATAAAGATTTTCCATTAAAATACTTATGTCCCTATTTCTTAAgtaaaatgaaatattataaagaaCAAGACATTTTTATGAAAGGATATTATTCTAGTGATGATTCCAACCTATATgatattcttttaattaataataaatatcatattaAACATACAGCATGTAATAGCAAAGTAAATAttagaaaaagaagaaatgCAGTAAAATATACTCACAAGACATTTAAAACATCTACaaataatgaaattaaaccaaacgaaaaaaatgatatttataattatgatgagaagaaaaaaagaacaagaaaaaaaataaaacaaaatgaaatagaaaaagaaatggAAAGGGAAAATCTATACATGAATTTCCAAAACaattacaaaaatatatatgattcAAATAATCTTCAAGATGATatttatcaaaataattatacatatgattataattttgattATGATGTTGATGATgattatgatgatgaagatgaagatgatgaaTATTCTATAAGtgatgaaaaatatgataatcaaaagaattataaatacaaaacAAGAAAAACTAAAATTAGAGCACCAGGAAGAGGTAGAGGAAGAGGCAGAGGAAGAGGTAGAGGAAAAGGTAGGGGAAGAGGCAGAGGAAGAGGTAGAGGAAAAGGCAGAGGTAAAGGTAGAATAAGTAAAATACATGCTAccaaaaaattaatatcAAAAACATATTCTATATTAAATAGAAAAACAAACCAAAACATAGgtatagataataatatcttttataCTAATAATCAAAcgaattataaaaatgataatacCTATTCGTCATTTGTTAAAAGTAACAAGtttttatcaaaaaataaaaatattaaaaatttattggctaaaggaaaaaaatatatagtCTGTTATAATTACTTAGGAAAAATACAAGTCAAAGTATTTCCTGCTGATGTATATGGAATGACAAATGCACAGAAAAAAACAGTGGATTTTTTACAACAActtaaaaaagaattaaaaacAGAAGggaaaatattatatagtGAATATGATAGTAAAGTAGCTTTTGATGTaacaaattatttaatgGATCATATTACCTTAAATTGTAATGAACAAACAAATTACTCATCCGTTATTTTGGGAAATGACCATTCTCTATACCCTACCAATGatatatacaataaaatTGATAATAACATACCCaaaacagaaaaaaaaaaaaaaaggggaagaaaaagaaaagaagaaaaaaatatacatgatataatatcaaaaaatattgaaaccaataatattatagaaAATGATAAAGCTCTTATACAATATCCATCATTTACACATTTTATACAAAGTGATACACATATTTCCAATTATGcaaatgataaaaatgatagACATGTTAGAGATGATAGAAATGATAGAGATGATAGAAATAATAgagatgataataatggtggtgataataataatggtggtgataataataatgatggtgataataataatgatggtgataataataatgatgataataataataataatatggtagaaaaaaaaaaaaaaaaaaaaagggatgaaaattatatttttatgtttaaccagaaaaacaaattatCATACAAAGATGTTgatacaaatataaataaatatattcatcaacatatttataattataaaaaaatatattttattatcgATGAAGAATTTATAAGAACAAAAATGAGAAATTCatttcaaaaatataaaaataaattatataaagaatcAAATTTGTTAGGagaaaaatttttaaatagtacagataatttttttttaaaaaaattttttttgtttacACAAACAGATAAACATAACgataattatatttgtgaggaaagaaaaattcaaaataatgaaaattataataatacaaatttTACAAATGTATCTGATTTTTTTAGGGAACAAGAAAAGAACTATATACAAAATGAGCGAATTACCCATGATATTATCCAGCCATCAAATAAACttaataatgaaaatgtCATTCCTATACAATTAGAGAATACCAAAAATCATATTGATGATGacaaatatatagaaaCATCAGATgataaaacaaataattttgaatatatagataatataataaaagttCCAAATCAATATGTTCTAGTAAAAGGATCCTTAAGTAATAATACTACTAAAAATCtagatgatataaatacttatgaaaaaaatagCACTTActctaataataatgacaCAGAAACAAATGATCAAAAACATTTTTTGgaatatatgaacaatTTACCCTATTTAAAAGATCATAACAAATGTAGTAATAATACTACtgaaaatgaaataaaCCAAAAACTAATAAATTCTAAGGACACAAAAacatatgataataatcTAATTACTGAAAGTCAAGTAAACgtagaaaaaaataatgattctttaaaagaaaatattttacaaGCAGAAAAcgatataaataatattaataccttatataatacatacaATAAATCTGATAATATGTATCGGTTCGAAAATAACGAACATGTCTTAGAACAAAATCAACAAAATGTAATTGTTACAAGAAATACTTATCCTCATTTAATTCAAAACACTCAAAAAGTCACAAAAGGATTTCTAACTTTACgaaaagaaaaaggaaTATGTTTAAATGTAAAAAGAGTATATTCCttatatgatttatatcATAAGCTTATTAACGATTGTGATTATTCAGAATTTTTAACACAAAATTGGAATACAAACATTtggaaaaataaatatgatcAACGCTATGATAATACAATAACGCAGACTAGTCCTATAAGAACAAggaattataaaaagacTCATGggtataataataataatatagaacaaaatgaaaaatatagaaaGCTTAATAATCAGCCtattttaaatgaaaaaaatgcAAATGATCAAAACAACAAAATTAATCAAATAGATGAATGTAACCAATTGGATCATCTTAATATAACtgaacaaataaaaacaaCAAATTATCAATCTATATTACcaattaaaataaaaaaagaaaatcTTCGTGAAAAGGATCATACACAaaatagaatatataatacaaaaaatgaTTGGACTGGGTTAGtcaaatataatacatcAAAAGGTATTGTTAAAATACCTAAAATGTGCATAAATAAATTAGCTAGAAAAAAAGGTTATATGAAAATGActtgttttatatatagagGAAAGGGAGAATTTGTCTCCTATTTCTTGGAAAgaggaaataaaaattttaattttagaaatcaaataaaaaatgaacaaaatgaaaatgatcATATAGATGCTTATACATCTTATAACGAcaatcataataattataataaaaataaactaAATAATTACACATGTGGTGATATCGTAAGTAAAGATAAATCTTTACcagataataaaaaatattatttaagAGATAAATCCAATATTCagaataatattacatgTTAA